One Drosophila santomea strain STO CAGO 1482 chromosome X, Prin_Dsan_1.1, whole genome shotgun sequence DNA segment encodes these proteins:
- the LOC120457021 gene encoding myogenesis-regulating glycosidase isoform X3, with product MLASDFDSHSLASNQASITSVNSLASLLREKMQAFPQLIRKKKRETKDYKIKIFVIIMFFIIIFLIGYAYVAYHQQVLTRSYFQKIKFNSHDRILRILSHEDKEVISGQLGVTLGFDTAPFHCLEEQRRTDGSVCIEWNGIARLHMNFEDKGVFRCYTLQWQALTPGLLPTDCYELKRDNGLWFGGGVTKGQEWSLSYANFDFAPYASGDAKIHQFGNGVKRYFINSIGVAMQVSEKTPLQLGVNRTENRFCLRAANDEFTFVNHLTPLPQLDYRICTTEDMRSLHMLMTQQSLWDGLKEQEFKVLHSLLEEPVWRIPHTELPESLNESAICDYSESAIAMGLGHIVINEFWQENIGDFTVDKARFPTLKDTIDVLHRRGFKVVLTIQPFISTDSANFKDAVKRKLLIYERHSERSIPALTRYKSSSSAGVLDITNNASVPWLLEKLQRLKEEYGVQSFYLDLGTGYNLPHYYQCRQTLDNPDTYARLFTASLEGAGLMAVSTASVVPKPPTFLSTPPANATWEGLRETLGAVLNYGVIGYPFVLPGVIGGDYLLQRPLTKMVSFYSMAQPPLPEPELFIRWLQLATFMPAMQFSHLPSEYRSDLVTRVAQELKEVRQLIVIPLLKKYLNPSMNEGLPLVRPLWMMDPHDPACLIVSDEFSVGEELIVAPILHANREEREVYLPQGVWKDGIDGSLRKGSRWMHGYRVPKDKIAYFRKMPDNTRF from the exons ATGCTGGCCAGCGACTTCGATAGCCACAGCCTGGCCTCCAACCAGGCCTCCATCACCAGCGTGAACTCCCTGGCCAGTTTGCTGCGCGAGAAGATGCAG GCATTTCCGCAGCTGATAAGGAAAAAGAAGCGCGAGACGAAGGACTACAAAATCAAGATATTCGTCATCATCATGTTTTTCATCATCATATTTCTG ATTGGCTATGCCTATGTGGCCTACCACCAGCAGGTGCTCACGAGGAGCTACTTCCAGAAGATCAAGTTCAACTCGCACGACCGCATCCTTCGCATCCTGAGCCACGAGGACAAGGAGGTGATATCGGGTCAGCTGGGCGTGACCCTGGGCTTCGACACGGCGCCATTCCACTGCCTCGAGGAGCAGCGGCGCACTGATGGCAGCGTGTGCATCGAGTGGAATGGCATAGCGCGACTGCATATGAACTTCGAGGACAAGGGCGTCTTCCGGTGCTACACGCTGCAGTGGCAGGCACTGACGCCGGGTCTCCTGCCCACCGATTGCTACGAACTGAAGCGGGACAACGGGCTGTGGTTCGGCGGCGGCGTGACCAAGGGTCAGGAGTGGTCCCTCAGTTATGCCAACTTCGATTTTGCCCCCTATGCGTCCGGCGACGCGAAGATCCATCAGTTTGGCAATGGGGTGAAGAGGTACTTCATCAACTCGATCGGCGTGGCCATGCAGGTGAGCGAGAAGACGCCACTGCAACTGGGCGTCAACCGGACGGAGAACCGCTTCTGTCTGCGGGCGGCCAACGATGAGTTCACCTTCGTGAATCACCTGACGCCGCTGCCGCAGTTGGACTACCGCATCTGCACCACGGAGGACATGCGCAGCCTGCACATGCTGATGACGCAGCAGAGCCTGTGGGATGGCCTCAAGGAGCAGGAGTTCAAGGTGCTGCACTCGCTGCTGGAGGAGCCGGTGTGGAGGATACCGCACACCGAGCTGCCCGAGTCCCTCAACGAGTCCGCCATCTGTGACTACTCGGAAAGTGCCATTGCCATGGGCCTCGGCCACATCGTGATCAATGAGTTCTGGCAGGAGAACATTGGCGACTTCACGGTGGACAAGGCCCGCTTTCCCACGCTCAAGGACACCATCGATGTGCTGCACCGCAGGGGATTCAAGGTGGTCCTCACCATCCAGCCGTTCATCAGCACGGACAGCGCGAACTTCAAGGATGCAGTGAAGCGCAAGCTGCTGATCTACGAACGCCACTCGGAGCGCAGTATTCCCGCCCTCACCCGGTACAAGAGTAGCTCCAGCGCCGGGGTGCTGGACATAACCAACAATGCGTCCGTTCCCTGGCTGCTGGAGAAGCTGCAGCGCCTGAAGGAGGAGTACGGCGTCCAGAGCTTCTACCTGGACCTGGGCACGGGCTACAACCTGCCGCACTACTACCAGTGCCGCCAGACCCTCGACAATCCGGACACCTATGCCAGGCTGTTCACCGCCAGCTTGGAGGGCGCTGGGTTGATGGCCGTCTCCACGGCGAGTGTGGTGCCCAAGCCGCCCACATTCCTCAGCACTCCGCCGGCGAACGCCACCTGGGAGGGATTGCGCGAGACGCTGGGTGCTGTGCTCAACTACGGCGTCATCGGCTATCCGTTTGTGTTGCCGGGCGTGATTGGCGGCGACTACCTGCTGCAGCGACCGCTCACCAAGATGGTCAGCTTCTATTCGATGGCGCAGCCACCGTTGCCCGAACCGGAACTCTTCATCCGCTGGCTCCAGCTGGCCACCTTCATGCCGGCCATGCAGTTCAGCCACCTGCCCTCGGAGTATCGCAGTGATCTGGTCACCCGGGTGGCCCAGGAGCTGAAGGAGGTGCGCCAGCTGATCGTGATTCCACTGCTCAAGAAGTACCTCAATCCGTCGATGAACGAGGGACTGCCGCTGGTGAGGCCCCTGTGGATGATGGATCCCCACGATCCCGCCTGTCTCATTGTCAGCGATGAGTTCTCCGTGGGCGAGGAGCTCATCGTGGCCCCCATTCTCCATGCGAACCGCGAGGAGCGCGAGG TTTACTTGCCGCAGGGCGTGTGGAAGGACGGCATCGATGGCTCGCTGAGGAAGGGCAGTCGCTGGATGCACGGCTACCGGGTGCCCAAGGACAAGATCGCCTACTTCCGCAAGATGCCGGACAATACGCGGTTCTAG
- the LOC120457021 gene encoding myogenesis-regulating glycosidase isoform X2, giving the protein MSSPNSRFILSSVPIEDQPPAKDTDTAVILDISASADKDKIADDATSSLGTPATPDTPGITGTTTTTTSANTPDKAINFANDDSDDEFGNARRPVHRDRFRSRRRASIAPLPALRLNSKEMLASDFDSHSLASNQASITSVNSLASLLREKMQAFPQLIRKKKRETKDYKIKIFVIIMFFIIIFLIGYAYVAYHQQVLTRSYFQKIKFNSHDRILRILSHEDKEVISGQLGVTLGFDTAPFHCLEEQRRTDGSVCIEWNGIARLHMNFEDKGVFRCYTLQWQALTPGLLPTDCYELKRDNGLWFGGGVTKGQEWSLSYANFDFAPYASGDAKIHQFGNGVKRYFINSIGVAMQVSEKTPLQLGVNRTENRFCLRAANDEFTFVNHLTPLPQLDYRICTTEDMRSLHMLMTQQSLWDGLKEQEFKVLHSLLEEPVWRIPHTELPESLNESAICDYSESAIAMGLGHIVINEFWQENIGDFTVDKARFPTLKDTIDVLHRRGFKVVLTIQPFISTDSANFKDAVKRKLLIYERHSERSIPALTRYKSSSSAGVLDITNNASVPWLLEKLQRLKEEYGVQSFYLDLGTGYNLPHYYQCRQTLDNPDTYARLFTASLEGAGLMAVSTASVVPKPPTFLSTPPANATWEGLRETLGAVLNYGVIGYPFVLPGVIGGDYLLQRPLTKMVSFYSMAQPPLPEPELFIRWLQLATFMPAMQFSHLPSEYRSDLVTRVAQELKEVRQLIVIPLLKKYLNPSMNEGLPLVRPLWMMDPHDPACLIVSDEFSVGEELIVAPILHANREEREVYLPQGVWKDGIDGSLRKGSRWMHGYRVPKDKIAYFRKMPDNTRF; this is encoded by the exons ATGAGCTCGCCCAACAGCCGCTTCATCCTCTCGAGTGTTCCCATCGAGGATCAGCCACCCGCTAAAGATACAGACACCGCCGTCATACTCGATATTAGTGCGTCTGCGGATAAGGATAAG ATAGCCGACGATGCGACCTCCAGCCTGGGCACTCCGGCCACTCCGGATACACCGGGCATTACGGgtacgacgacgacgacgacatcGGCCAATACGCCGGATAAGGCCATCAATTTTGCCAACGATGACAGCGATGACGAGTTCGGGAACGCCAGGAGACCAGTTCACCG CGATCGTTTTCGGAGCAGGAGACGCGCCTCGATTGCTCCACTGCCCGCCCTGCGGCTGAACAGCAAGGAGATGCTGGCCAGCGACTTCGATAGCCACAGCCTGGCCTCCAACCAGGCCTCCATCACCAGCGTGAACTCCCTGGCCAGTTTGCTGCGCGAGAAGATGCAG GCATTTCCGCAGCTGATAAGGAAAAAGAAGCGCGAGACGAAGGACTACAAAATCAAGATATTCGTCATCATCATGTTTTTCATCATCATATTTCTG ATTGGCTATGCCTATGTGGCCTACCACCAGCAGGTGCTCACGAGGAGCTACTTCCAGAAGATCAAGTTCAACTCGCACGACCGCATCCTTCGCATCCTGAGCCACGAGGACAAGGAGGTGATATCGGGTCAGCTGGGCGTGACCCTGGGCTTCGACACGGCGCCATTCCACTGCCTCGAGGAGCAGCGGCGCACTGATGGCAGCGTGTGCATCGAGTGGAATGGCATAGCGCGACTGCATATGAACTTCGAGGACAAGGGCGTCTTCCGGTGCTACACGCTGCAGTGGCAGGCACTGACGCCGGGTCTCCTGCCCACCGATTGCTACGAACTGAAGCGGGACAACGGGCTGTGGTTCGGCGGCGGCGTGACCAAGGGTCAGGAGTGGTCCCTCAGTTATGCCAACTTCGATTTTGCCCCCTATGCGTCCGGCGACGCGAAGATCCATCAGTTTGGCAATGGGGTGAAGAGGTACTTCATCAACTCGATCGGCGTGGCCATGCAGGTGAGCGAGAAGACGCCACTGCAACTGGGCGTCAACCGGACGGAGAACCGCTTCTGTCTGCGGGCGGCCAACGATGAGTTCACCTTCGTGAATCACCTGACGCCGCTGCCGCAGTTGGACTACCGCATCTGCACCACGGAGGACATGCGCAGCCTGCACATGCTGATGACGCAGCAGAGCCTGTGGGATGGCCTCAAGGAGCAGGAGTTCAAGGTGCTGCACTCGCTGCTGGAGGAGCCGGTGTGGAGGATACCGCACACCGAGCTGCCCGAGTCCCTCAACGAGTCCGCCATCTGTGACTACTCGGAAAGTGCCATTGCCATGGGCCTCGGCCACATCGTGATCAATGAGTTCTGGCAGGAGAACATTGGCGACTTCACGGTGGACAAGGCCCGCTTTCCCACGCTCAAGGACACCATCGATGTGCTGCACCGCAGGGGATTCAAGGTGGTCCTCACCATCCAGCCGTTCATCAGCACGGACAGCGCGAACTTCAAGGATGCAGTGAAGCGCAAGCTGCTGATCTACGAACGCCACTCGGAGCGCAGTATTCCCGCCCTCACCCGGTACAAGAGTAGCTCCAGCGCCGGGGTGCTGGACATAACCAACAATGCGTCCGTTCCCTGGCTGCTGGAGAAGCTGCAGCGCCTGAAGGAGGAGTACGGCGTCCAGAGCTTCTACCTGGACCTGGGCACGGGCTACAACCTGCCGCACTACTACCAGTGCCGCCAGACCCTCGACAATCCGGACACCTATGCCAGGCTGTTCACCGCCAGCTTGGAGGGCGCTGGGTTGATGGCCGTCTCCACGGCGAGTGTGGTGCCCAAGCCGCCCACATTCCTCAGCACTCCGCCGGCGAACGCCACCTGGGAGGGATTGCGCGAGACGCTGGGTGCTGTGCTCAACTACGGCGTCATCGGCTATCCGTTTGTGTTGCCGGGCGTGATTGGCGGCGACTACCTGCTGCAGCGACCGCTCACCAAGATGGTCAGCTTCTATTCGATGGCGCAGCCACCGTTGCCCGAACCGGAACTCTTCATCCGCTGGCTCCAGCTGGCCACCTTCATGCCGGCCATGCAGTTCAGCCACCTGCCCTCGGAGTATCGCAGTGATCTGGTCACCCGGGTGGCCCAGGAGCTGAAGGAGGTGCGCCAGCTGATCGTGATTCCACTGCTCAAGAAGTACCTCAATCCGTCGATGAACGAGGGACTGCCGCTGGTGAGGCCCCTGTGGATGATGGATCCCCACGATCCCGCCTGTCTCATTGTCAGCGATGAGTTCTCCGTGGGCGAGGAGCTCATCGTGGCCCCCATTCTCCATGCGAACCGCGAGGAGCGCGAGG TTTACTTGCCGCAGGGCGTGTGGAAGGACGGCATCGATGGCTCGCTGAGGAAGGGCAGTCGCTGGATGCACGGCTACCGGGTGCCCAAGGACAAGATCGCCTACTTCCGCAAGATGCCGGACAATACGCGGTTCTAG
- the LOC120457021 gene encoding myogenesis-regulating glycosidase isoform X1 gives MAHSSQTGAAQALNGQHPELAFADADADGDGDERDEPVAEQEQRQLLGAMPRKQSLSERRNVELPLLKMVNEKEPEAIMSNSATPSPEAFAPGLRRNSISMPSGINALDLEALRLRHQMQPQDALHEEIIADDATSSLGTPATPDTPGITGTTTTTTSANTPDKAINFANDDSDDEFGNARRPVHRDRFRSRRRASIAPLPALRLNSKEMLASDFDSHSLASNQASITSVNSLASLLREKMQAFPQLIRKKKRETKDYKIKIFVIIMFFIIIFLIGYAYVAYHQQVLTRSYFQKIKFNSHDRILRILSHEDKEVISGQLGVTLGFDTAPFHCLEEQRRTDGSVCIEWNGIARLHMNFEDKGVFRCYTLQWQALTPGLLPTDCYELKRDNGLWFGGGVTKGQEWSLSYANFDFAPYASGDAKIHQFGNGVKRYFINSIGVAMQVSEKTPLQLGVNRTENRFCLRAANDEFTFVNHLTPLPQLDYRICTTEDMRSLHMLMTQQSLWDGLKEQEFKVLHSLLEEPVWRIPHTELPESLNESAICDYSESAIAMGLGHIVINEFWQENIGDFTVDKARFPTLKDTIDVLHRRGFKVVLTIQPFISTDSANFKDAVKRKLLIYERHSERSIPALTRYKSSSSAGVLDITNNASVPWLLEKLQRLKEEYGVQSFYLDLGTGYNLPHYYQCRQTLDNPDTYARLFTASLEGAGLMAVSTASVVPKPPTFLSTPPANATWEGLRETLGAVLNYGVIGYPFVLPGVIGGDYLLQRPLTKMVSFYSMAQPPLPEPELFIRWLQLATFMPAMQFSHLPSEYRSDLVTRVAQELKEVRQLIVIPLLKKYLNPSMNEGLPLVRPLWMMDPHDPACLIVSDEFSVGEELIVAPILHANREEREVYLPQGVWKDGIDGSLRKGSRWMHGYRVPKDKIAYFRKMPDNTRF, from the exons ATGGCTCACTCATCGCAAACGGGAGCCGCGCAGGCGCTCAACGGCCAGCATCCGGAGTTGGCCTTCGCGGACGCGGACGcggatggagatggagatgagCGGGACGAGCCGGTggcggagcaggagcagcgtcAGCTGCTGGGCGCCATGCCCAGGAAGCAATCACTGAGCGAGCGACGCAATGTGGAGCTGCCGCTTTTGAAGATGGTCAACGAAAAGGAACCGGAGGCGATCATGTCCAACTCGGCGACGCCCTCGCCGGAGGCCTTTGCACCGGGACTGCGGCGCAATTCCATATCCATGCCGTCGGGCATCAATGCCCTGGATCTGGAGGCACTGCGTCTGCGACACCAGATGCAGCCACAGGATGCGCTGCACGAGGAGATC ATAGCCGACGATGCGACCTCCAGCCTGGGCACTCCGGCCACTCCGGATACACCGGGCATTACGGgtacgacgacgacgacgacatcGGCCAATACGCCGGATAAGGCCATCAATTTTGCCAACGATGACAGCGATGACGAGTTCGGGAACGCCAGGAGACCAGTTCACCG CGATCGTTTTCGGAGCAGGAGACGCGCCTCGATTGCTCCACTGCCCGCCCTGCGGCTGAACAGCAAGGAGATGCTGGCCAGCGACTTCGATAGCCACAGCCTGGCCTCCAACCAGGCCTCCATCACCAGCGTGAACTCCCTGGCCAGTTTGCTGCGCGAGAAGATGCAG GCATTTCCGCAGCTGATAAGGAAAAAGAAGCGCGAGACGAAGGACTACAAAATCAAGATATTCGTCATCATCATGTTTTTCATCATCATATTTCTG ATTGGCTATGCCTATGTGGCCTACCACCAGCAGGTGCTCACGAGGAGCTACTTCCAGAAGATCAAGTTCAACTCGCACGACCGCATCCTTCGCATCCTGAGCCACGAGGACAAGGAGGTGATATCGGGTCAGCTGGGCGTGACCCTGGGCTTCGACACGGCGCCATTCCACTGCCTCGAGGAGCAGCGGCGCACTGATGGCAGCGTGTGCATCGAGTGGAATGGCATAGCGCGACTGCATATGAACTTCGAGGACAAGGGCGTCTTCCGGTGCTACACGCTGCAGTGGCAGGCACTGACGCCGGGTCTCCTGCCCACCGATTGCTACGAACTGAAGCGGGACAACGGGCTGTGGTTCGGCGGCGGCGTGACCAAGGGTCAGGAGTGGTCCCTCAGTTATGCCAACTTCGATTTTGCCCCCTATGCGTCCGGCGACGCGAAGATCCATCAGTTTGGCAATGGGGTGAAGAGGTACTTCATCAACTCGATCGGCGTGGCCATGCAGGTGAGCGAGAAGACGCCACTGCAACTGGGCGTCAACCGGACGGAGAACCGCTTCTGTCTGCGGGCGGCCAACGATGAGTTCACCTTCGTGAATCACCTGACGCCGCTGCCGCAGTTGGACTACCGCATCTGCACCACGGAGGACATGCGCAGCCTGCACATGCTGATGACGCAGCAGAGCCTGTGGGATGGCCTCAAGGAGCAGGAGTTCAAGGTGCTGCACTCGCTGCTGGAGGAGCCGGTGTGGAGGATACCGCACACCGAGCTGCCCGAGTCCCTCAACGAGTCCGCCATCTGTGACTACTCGGAAAGTGCCATTGCCATGGGCCTCGGCCACATCGTGATCAATGAGTTCTGGCAGGAGAACATTGGCGACTTCACGGTGGACAAGGCCCGCTTTCCCACGCTCAAGGACACCATCGATGTGCTGCACCGCAGGGGATTCAAGGTGGTCCTCACCATCCAGCCGTTCATCAGCACGGACAGCGCGAACTTCAAGGATGCAGTGAAGCGCAAGCTGCTGATCTACGAACGCCACTCGGAGCGCAGTATTCCCGCCCTCACCCGGTACAAGAGTAGCTCCAGCGCCGGGGTGCTGGACATAACCAACAATGCGTCCGTTCCCTGGCTGCTGGAGAAGCTGCAGCGCCTGAAGGAGGAGTACGGCGTCCAGAGCTTCTACCTGGACCTGGGCACGGGCTACAACCTGCCGCACTACTACCAGTGCCGCCAGACCCTCGACAATCCGGACACCTATGCCAGGCTGTTCACCGCCAGCTTGGAGGGCGCTGGGTTGATGGCCGTCTCCACGGCGAGTGTGGTGCCCAAGCCGCCCACATTCCTCAGCACTCCGCCGGCGAACGCCACCTGGGAGGGATTGCGCGAGACGCTGGGTGCTGTGCTCAACTACGGCGTCATCGGCTATCCGTTTGTGTTGCCGGGCGTGATTGGCGGCGACTACCTGCTGCAGCGACCGCTCACCAAGATGGTCAGCTTCTATTCGATGGCGCAGCCACCGTTGCCCGAACCGGAACTCTTCATCCGCTGGCTCCAGCTGGCCACCTTCATGCCGGCCATGCAGTTCAGCCACCTGCCCTCGGAGTATCGCAGTGATCTGGTCACCCGGGTGGCCCAGGAGCTGAAGGAGGTGCGCCAGCTGATCGTGATTCCACTGCTCAAGAAGTACCTCAATCCGTCGATGAACGAGGGACTGCCGCTGGTGAGGCCCCTGTGGATGATGGATCCCCACGATCCCGCCTGTCTCATTGTCAGCGATGAGTTCTCCGTGGGCGAGGAGCTCATCGTGGCCCCCATTCTCCATGCGAACCGCGAGGAGCGCGAGG TTTACTTGCCGCAGGGCGTGTGGAAGGACGGCATCGATGGCTCGCTGAGGAAGGGCAGTCGCTGGATGCACGGCTACCGGGTGCCCAAGGACAAGATCGCCTACTTCCGCAAGATGCCGGACAATACGCGGTTCTAG